A window from Ornithorhynchus anatinus isolate Pmale09 chromosome X4, mOrnAna1.pri.v4, whole genome shotgun sequence encodes these proteins:
- the ADA2 gene encoding adenosine deaminase 2, whose translation MTPEGPRRAAPLPHVRRSALLFLLLTAAAAAAPRPAASREARRDTRMREEENRLRVGGALPLTAREAEANERLVAIKEAEWACWSENAAFPPSLHFFRAKRFIDASHVFRVLKDMPKGGALHVHNPAIRTVQWLLEVTYRPHCYACFTPAGHLRFRFAHPGPPAPPTEACSDWVLLARFREQLQNVTEFDEGVLRNMTLETEEPEKAYPDQAVVWERFNGIFRTLSGLVRYAPVFREYFAGALKEFYDDNVQYMELRTMLTPIYELDGQDHDEEWLLQIYQNITQEFIEDHPDFIGFKIIVTKQRTHSVEKINASLQSTMDLWAKFPDLVAGFDLVGQEDKGQALWELKDVLTPRSSGGFTLPYFFHAGETNWHGTDVDENLLDALHLNTSRIGHGFALARHPVAQKEALRRDVPVEVCPISNQVLKLVSDMRNHPAASLMAAGQPMVISSDDPALFGARGLSYDFYEAFMGIGGGRADLRTLKQLALNSLKYSALLPEERANAQRLWQKKWDHFVEVLANDTEIPDCLD comes from the exons ATGACTCCCGAGGGTCCACGGAGAGCGGCCCCGCTCCCCCACGTTCGACGGTcggccctcctcttcctgctgctgACGGCCGCCgcggcggccgccccccgcccggccgcgtCCCGGGAGGCGAGACGGGACACCCgcatgagggaagaggagaacaggCTGCGGGTCGGAGGGGCGCTGCCCCTCACGGCCCGCGAGGCCGAGGCCAACGAGAGGCTCGTGGCCATCAAGGAGGCCGAGTGGGCCTGTTGGAGCGAGAACGCCGCGTTCCCGCCCAGCCTCCACTTCTTCCGGGCCAAGCGGTTCATCGACGCCAGCCACGTGTTCCGGGTGTTGAAGGACATGCCcaaag ggggCGCGCTGCACGTCCACAACCCGGCCATCCGGACCGTCCAGTGGCTGCTCGAGGTCACCTACAGGCCGCACTGCTATGCCTGCTTCACCCCGGCGGGCCACCTACGGTTCAGGTTTGCCCACCCGGGCCCACCGGCCCCTCCGACCGAAGCCTGTTCCGACTGGGTGCTGCTGGCCAGGTTCCGGGAGCAGCTGCAGAACGTCACGGAGTTTGACGAGGG CGTGCTGCGCAACATGACGCTGGAGACGGAAGAGCCGGAGAAGGCGTACCCCGATCAGGCCGTGGTCTGGGAGAGGTTCAACGGCATCTTCCGCACGCTGTCGGGCCTGGTGCGCTACGCCCCCGTGTTCCGAGAATATTTCGCCGGGGCCCTGAAGGAATTCTATGACGACAACGTCCAGTACATGGAGCTCAGGACAATGCTGACCCCT atCTACGAGCTGGACGGACAGGACCACGACGAAGAGTGGTTGTTGCAGATCTACCAGAATATCACCCAGGAGTTCATCGAGGATCACCCCGACTTCATCGGATTCAAGATCATCGTAACGAAACAGCG GACTCACAGCGTAGAGAAGATAAACGCGTCGCTTCAGAGCACCATGGACCTCTGGGCCAAGTTTCCAGACCTCGTCGCGGGCTTCGACCTG gtgggtcaggaggACAAAGGTCAAGCCCTGTGGGAGCTGAAGGACGTGTTGACCCCCCGGTCCTCCGGAGGCTTCACGCTGCCATATTTCTTCCACGCTGGCGAGACCA ACTGGCACGGCACGGACGTGGACGAGAACCTCTTGGACGCGCTGCATCTGAACACCAGCCGGATCGGGCACGGGTTCGCGTTGGCCCGCCATCCCGTGGCGCAGAAGGAGGCCCTGAGGCGGGACGTCCCCGTCGAAGTCTGCCCCATCTCCAACCAG GTCCTGAAGCTCGTGTCCGACATGAGGAACCACCCCGCGGCCTCTCTGATGGCCGCCGGCCAGCCCATGGTCATCAGCTCCGACGACCCGGCCCTGTTCGGGGCCCGGGGCCTGTCCTACGACTTTTACGAGGCCTTCATGGGCATCGGCGGGGGGAGAGCCGACCTCAGGACCCTCAAACAGCTGGCGCTCAACTCCCTCAA GTACAGCGCCCTGCTGCCCGAGGAGAGAGCCAATGCCCAGCGGCTGTGGCAGAAGAAATGGGATCATTTCGTCGAGGTCTTGGCCAACGACACAGAGATCCCCGACTGCCTCGACTGA